The Devosia sp. MC521 genome has a segment encoding these proteins:
- a CDS encoding ABC transporter permease gives MKHMLRHPSLVIGLSAALAFALLGMLSLIWTPYPIEQIAVSRRFQAMGAEHWLGTDQLGRDMLSLIMSGTLTSFSVAAVGTLIGLCIGVPLGLAAAAWGGAVEWLVLRFSDLTFAFPSVIVAILMTTLIGPGEINAMVAIGIFNIPVFARVARGGALAVATQDFVSAARLAGLGNIAISARHLLPNIMSLVIVQATIQLSLGILSEAGLSYIGLGTQPPATSLGLMLRDAQSLFLIQPMLSIIPGLTIVLIVIALNLAGDGLRDAIDPRLRREGL, from the coding sequence ATGAAACATATGCTTCGTCACCCCAGCCTCGTCATTGGCCTCAGCGCCGCGCTCGCCTTTGCGCTTTTGGGGATGCTCTCGCTCATCTGGACGCCCTACCCGATTGAGCAAATCGCCGTGTCACGTCGGTTCCAAGCCATGGGTGCCGAGCATTGGCTCGGTACCGATCAGCTTGGTCGCGACATGCTCTCGCTGATTATGAGTGGCACGCTGACGAGCTTTTCTGTTGCGGCTGTAGGTACACTCATTGGTCTCTGCATCGGTGTGCCGCTCGGCCTTGCAGCCGCGGCGTGGGGCGGCGCGGTTGAATGGTTGGTCTTGCGGTTTTCCGACCTGACGTTCGCCTTTCCATCGGTGATTGTCGCTATTTTAATGACCACATTGATTGGGCCGGGCGAGATCAACGCCATGGTGGCCATTGGTATTTTCAACATACCCGTTTTTGCGCGCGTGGCACGCGGCGGTGCGCTCGCCGTCGCGACGCAGGATTTTGTGTCGGCTGCACGGCTCGCGGGCTTGGGCAATATCGCCATTTCGGCGCGGCATCTGCTGCCCAACATCATGAGCCTGGTCATTGTGCAGGCGACCATTCAGCTCTCGCTCGGCATCCTCTCGGAAGCGGGGCTTTCCTACATTGGTCTTGGCACCCAACCACCAGCGACCAGCCTCGGGCTGATGCTGCGCGACGCGCAGAGCCTCTTCCTCATTCAGCCCATGCTGAGCATTATTCCAGGGCTCACCATTGTGCTGATCGTCATCGCCCTTAACCTGGCTGGCGATGGACTTCGCGATGCGATTGATCCGCGTCTGCGCCGTGAGGGGCTGTAA
- a CDS encoding ABC transporter permease, with the protein MILYLARRIAGFAATLLIAALLIFFLLNLLPGDPARFILGINAREETVAALRAQMGLDAPAYQRFLTWVWGMMNSDFGVSATQKQPVMQLIVERLQVTLPLTVIAMMVSVVIGLPIGILAAQNRGKPADTALMIAAQTGVAIPNFWFGMLLTLVFSVSLRWLPTGGFTPWSEDFGAAARGMILPGLALALPQASILARVMRTALVDMAGQDFIRTARAKGLTKSQALWRHGVRNALLPVMTILGLQFAFLVAGTIIVENVFYLPGLGRLIFTAISERDLILVSGTTMVLVLVVSLTMLITDIAYVLIDPRLRGRT; encoded by the coding sequence GTGATCCTCTATCTCGCCCGCCGCATTGCCGGATTTGCCGCAACGCTCCTGATCGCAGCGCTGCTGATCTTTTTCCTGTTGAATCTGCTGCCCGGTGATCCGGCGCGCTTCATTCTGGGCATCAATGCGCGGGAAGAAACCGTCGCTGCGCTGCGCGCTCAAATGGGCCTTGATGCCCCCGCCTATCAGAGGTTTCTCACTTGGGTGTGGGGGATGATGAACAGCGATTTCGGCGTGTCAGCGACGCAGAAGCAGCCGGTGATGCAGCTCATTGTTGAGCGACTGCAGGTGACCTTGCCTCTGACCGTCATCGCTATGATGGTCTCCGTCGTCATTGGTCTGCCCATTGGCATCTTGGCCGCGCAGAACCGCGGTAAGCCCGCCGACACGGCGCTGATGATCGCTGCGCAAACGGGTGTCGCCATACCAAACTTCTGGTTCGGCATGTTGCTGACGCTGGTCTTTTCGGTGTCACTGCGTTGGCTGCCAACCGGGGGCTTTACGCCCTGGAGTGAAGATTTCGGCGCGGCGGCGCGCGGCATGATCTTGCCCGGGCTCGCGCTTGCGCTGCCTCAGGCGTCCATTCTGGCACGCGTCATGCGCACGGCTCTGGTGGACATGGCTGGACAAGATTTTATTCGAACAGCCCGCGCAAAAGGGCTCACCAAAAGCCAAGCGTTGTGGCGGCATGGGGTGCGCAACGCCCTCTTGCCGGTGATGACCATCCTCGGGCTGCAGTTTGCGTTTCTCGTCGCTGGGACCATTATTGTCGAGAATGTTTTCTACCTTCCCGGCCTCGGACGACTGATTTTTACGGCGATTTCTGAGCGTGACCTCATCCTTGTGAGCGGGACAACCATGGTACTGGTTCTGGTGGTGAGCCTGACCATGCTGATCACCGACATTGCCTATGTGCTGATTGATCCGCGTTTGCGGGGGCGCACATGA